A section of the Hevea brasiliensis isolate MT/VB/25A 57/8 chromosome 17, ASM3005281v1, whole genome shotgun sequence genome encodes:
- the LOC131175273 gene encoding uncharacterized protein LOC131175273 codes for MAPYEVLYGIKCRSPLYWIEVGEAKVHDVDLVQYTAEMVSLIRERLKTAFSKQKSYPDPRRKDVEFVVGDYIFLKVSPMKGVMRFEKKGKLAPQYIGPFEITDRVRAVAYRLELSPSLSYVHLMFHISMLRKYIPDLSHVLQPDTVDLNENLTFEEQPVAIVDYKMRQLQSK; via the coding sequence ATGGCACCTTATGAGGTGCTATATGGCATAAAGTGTAGGTCCCCTCTGTATTGGATAGAAGTTGGAGAGGCAAAGGTACATGATGTAGACCTGGTGCAGTACACTGCAGAGATGGTATCTTTAATCAGGGAGCGATTGAAAACAGCCTTCAGCAAGCAGAAGAGCTACCCAGATCCTAGGCGAAAAGATGTAGAATTTGTAGTGGGTGACTATATATTTCTGAAGGTCTCCCCTatgaagggagttatgagatttgaGAAGAAGGGAAAGCTAGCACCCCAATATataggaccttttgagatcaCGGACAGAGTgagagcagttgcctatcggcTGGAGTTATCACCAAGCCTTTCATATGTCCACCtaatgtttcacatctccatgcttaggaagtatATACCTGATCTTTCCCATGTGCTACAACCTGATACAGTGGACTTGAATGAAAACTTAACCTTCGAGGAGCAGCCAGTAGCTATAGTGGACTATAAGATGAGACAGCTGCAGTCAAagtag